From the Pirellulales bacterium genome, one window contains:
- a CDS encoding metallopeptidase family protein, protein MDTRLRRRFDELLEQVLDDLPSDVMDLLETVPLVVDDYPPRKLLRELRIRDASELCGLYTGIPLGEQSSDRIGWAPETISIYRYGIICLAEEDDEPNDDALREQIRITILHEVGHHFGLDEEQLRELGYD, encoded by the coding sequence ATGGACACGCGTCTTCGCCGCCGCTTCGACGAGCTACTCGAACAGGTCTTGGATGACCTGCCGAGCGACGTCATGGACCTGCTCGAGACGGTGCCGCTGGTCGTCGACGACTATCCTCCGCGCAAGCTCCTGCGCGAGCTGAGGATTCGTGACGCCAGCGAGCTGTGCGGGCTCTACACGGGAATTCCGCTTGGCGAACAAAGTAGCGATCGGATCGGTTGGGCGCCCGAAACGATTTCCATTTACCGCTACGGCATCATTTGCCTGGCCGAAGAAGACGACGAGCCGAACGACGATGCCCTGCGCGAACAGATTCGAATTACGATTCTGCACGAAGTCGGCCACCACTTCGGGCTCGACGAAGAGCAGCTTCGCGAACTCGGGTACGACTGA
- a CDS encoding YhdH/YhfP family quinone oxidoreductase, whose translation MSRSFRALVVTQDENKQANAAVSTLTENDLPAGDCVVRVAWSSLNYKDALGATGHPGVVRRFPHVPGIDAAGTIESSTSDKFRPGDRIVITGFELGAPAWGGYSELIRVPAGWIVPLPPDLTLRESMIFGTAGFTAAQSVEALLMRGVQPGSGEVLVTGATGGVGSLAVAMLARLGFQVVAATGKPQSEGYLRELGAARIVGRDEVLDTSNRPLLSARWAGAVDTVGGNLLASVLRGVKTHGVVTCCGLVGGTDLNTSVYPFILRGIDLVGIDSATWPIERRPELWARMAGPWRPANLERLVAGEVTLEGLAPEIAKILGGGQQGRVLVRLSGE comes from the coding sequence ATCTGCCGGCAGGCGATTGCGTCGTTCGGGTCGCCTGGTCGTCGCTCAACTACAAGGACGCCCTCGGGGCAACCGGCCACCCGGGAGTGGTACGTAGATTTCCCCATGTGCCGGGCATCGATGCCGCCGGGACGATCGAGTCGAGCACCAGCGACAAATTCCGCCCTGGGGACCGGATCGTCATCACCGGCTTTGAGCTGGGCGCTCCGGCCTGGGGTGGGTACAGCGAGCTGATTCGCGTGCCGGCGGGGTGGATCGTGCCCTTGCCGCCGGACCTCACGCTGCGAGAAAGCATGATCTTCGGCACCGCCGGCTTTACCGCGGCACAATCGGTCGAGGCGCTGCTGATGCGCGGCGTGCAGCCGGGCTCGGGCGAGGTGCTGGTGACCGGGGCCACCGGCGGCGTCGGCTCGCTGGCCGTGGCGATGCTCGCGCGGCTGGGCTTTCAAGTCGTGGCCGCAACGGGCAAGCCACAGTCCGAGGGGTATCTACGCGAGCTGGGCGCCGCTCGGATCGTCGGGCGCGACGAAGTGCTCGATACGAGCAACCGTCCATTGCTGTCGGCGCGCTGGGCCGGCGCGGTCGACACCGTCGGCGGCAACCTGTTGGCCAGCGTGCTGCGCGGCGTGAAGACGCACGGAGTGGTCACCTGCTGCGGACTGGTGGGTGGTACCGATTTGAATACCTCGGTCTATCCCTTCATCCTGCGAGGGATCGACCTGGTGGGCATCGACTCGGCCACCTGGCCCATCGAACGCCGCCCCGAGCTGTGGGCACGGATGGCCGGGCCGTGGCGCCCGGCGAATCTCGAGCGCCTGGTCGCCGGCGAAGTCACGCTCGAGGGCCTGGCCCCGGAAATCGCCAAGATCCTCGGCGGCGGCCAGCAAGGCCGCGTGCTGGTGCGCCTCTCGGGCGAATAG
- a CDS encoding HEAT repeat domain-containing protein, with product MQWIKVTIVVLGVALLGGCGSREATPNTAATAATVGEVEDAGPTQEQIEAARSELPPPPQRPLLVGLGAPPPERGVNEAASDALGRIGEAAIPALLEALRDPDPLVRAEAVRALARMGPEAEPALDALIAALQDGDKGVRRAAAGAIGQIGPAAKKAIPALVQALRDYEQDAGSTH from the coding sequence ATGCAGTGGATCAAGGTGACCATCGTCGTGCTCGGCGTCGCCCTGTTGGGCGGCTGCGGTAGCCGCGAAGCCACGCCCAATACGGCGGCGACGGCGGCGACCGTGGGCGAGGTCGAAGACGCCGGACCGACCCAGGAGCAGATCGAGGCAGCGCGATCGGAGCTGCCGCCGCCCCCGCAGCGGCCGTTGTTGGTGGGCTTGGGCGCGCCGCCGCCCGAACGCGGCGTGAATGAAGCCGCATCCGATGCGTTGGGGCGCATTGGCGAGGCCGCGATTCCGGCGCTGCTCGAGGCGCTGCGCGACCCCGACCCCCTGGTCCGCGCCGAAGCGGTCAGGGCACTCGCACGGATGGGCCCCGAGGCGGAACCGGCGCTCGATGCGTTGATCGCGGCCCTGCAAGACGGCGACAAAGGTGTGCGCCGTGCGGCGGCCGGCGCGATCGGTCAAATCGGGCCTGCGGCCAAGAAGGCGATTCCCGCGCTGGTCCAGGCGTTGCGCGACTATGAACAGGACGCTGGTTCGACGCACTGA